In Carassius auratus strain Wakin chromosome 20, ASM336829v1, whole genome shotgun sequence, the genomic stretch GCTTGCAACATTGGGGCATTTAATTTCAACAAGGCCAAACACTGTCTGCCCCTTTGGATCGTACACAATGCCATCAGGTGATGACCCCATCCAGGGTGCATCAGGGTGGATAAGAAAGCCGCAGGGATAGTGGTTAACCTCCCTTACTCTGCAGTACTCCTCTACTGCTGCAGGTTCCATGTCAAGCCCCCTCCTCATGTCGGCAGTCTGATGGCTAGGTCTCAGAAGTCTTTTGGCAAGATTTTCAGCAGAGCTCTGTGCCCTGGTGTGACATACCTCTCTGAACTTGGAGGAGGTGATGCGGGGCCGCCTCAGTTGGTGCCACTCGATGCAGGAACTCTGCTCTTTTGTGCTGTTGGCAATTTTGTGTGCGTTCTCTAATGTTGTTTCCAGGGACATCATGTGGTGCTGCTGATGTTCAGTGCAGACAAAAGAGCAGGTAGCGGGTCCCAGCCTGTAACCCTGAAGTGGCAGCTGTGGGGGAGAAGGAGCATCTGTGTGGGGACAGGTTTTTGGAACTCTTTTTGCTGGCATATGATAGGATAACACACTTCCTTCTTGCACTTTTCCAAATGCAGAGTCAACCAGAGGAACATTAATGTCCATAGCCATAGTTGTTATCAGTGGAGCCACATCACTTGGAACATCATGGTAGACTTCATCCACCCTGAGTGTGGAAAGTTCAGGCAGAGCTGAACTGACACCCTTATACAAGTTGCTCCTatggaaaaaacaaaataatgttttttttttattaaattttttaaaatgagCCATAAAGTAAGTTACATATAAGTTGAatgaacaaaataacaaaaaaaaaaagctttatttatttaaacatacaatgTATCATATGATGAGATTATTACTTTATCTGAGGTCTCACTGATTACTACAGAAAATGCATTACTACTATATCTGCACTTGAGAGCACTTTGACTCGGCGCAGTAATATCCACAGAAATATCCTTTtaggagtgatgatattactgcgccGAGTCAAAGTGCTCCCAAGTGCAAATATAGTAGTGTTCCCAAGTGCTATTCTgccatacattatagttatcCATTATAGTTATCCAGAGCAAttaagtgcacgcactgagacgagaaAGGTATGCATCAACTCATCTTAGTTAAGGGaataacatagtttaatatgaaaaaacagtggagtgttcctttaatgataataaaaataatactaaccTAATGCCTTCCATCAGTTTTCGTTCCTTGGGTCTGGCTGAAAGAATCACCATGTCATTTACAAGACCAGGTTTAACACCCTGCATTTGAACAAAAAAGGTTTTCAATAAACACAAACATCCATAAATAGAAAATTAAGTAGAAAAGTACCCTGTTAAAAACATTAGTTACCATGGATCTTGGCTTATGCCACTTCTGTTCAGTCTCTGTGCAGCTGTGTGTTGGGGGAACAGAGGTGATGCTAAGCTGGCAATAATGTGCAGTCTGGTACAACAGTGCTGCCACATGattacacacagctgtacctgccACACAGGTACACTGGCAGCTTTGTAGCTGCACAGGACGGGCATCCCCAAGCACAATctgaaaatacacaaatctgTTATAATAGAATAAAAGTGCAGTTTTTTAAAAAGAGAATACATGAGTACAGTGAGAAtgtttaacaaaacaaacaaatttgaaCCATCGACATATAATTATTAACTACTAAAACAATTAATAACTACTAAACAATTT encodes the following:
- the LOC113121260 gene encoding uncharacterized protein LOC113121260, encoding MCQATSTILKIVLGDARPVQLQSCQCTCVAGTAVCNHVAALLYQTAHYCQLSITSVPPTHSCTETEQKWHKPRSMGVKPGLVNDMVILSARPKERKLMEGIRSNLYKGVSSALPELSTLRVDEVYHDVPSDVAPLITTMAMDINVPLVDSAFGKVQEGSVLSYHMPAKRVPKTCPHTDAPSPPQLPLQGYRLGPATCSFVCTEHQQHHMMSLETTLENAHKIANSTKEQSSCIEWHQLRRPRITSSKFREVCHTRAQSSAENLAKRLLRPSHQTADMRRGLDMEPAAVEEYCRVREVNHYPCGFLIHPDAPWMGSSPDGIVYDPKGQTVFGLVEIKCPNVASYVDCPYIKISEGTHTLRKSHSYFWQIQGQMLISGLDWCDFVVYTQEDMFIQRIPRDNEITKTMKVKIDFFYFYCYLFASLNN